The region TATTTCTTTCAATCGTTCTTCGGAGAATGTTATTCTTAATTCCGCTTTGCCCGAAGGTGTCATTTTCAGGGCGTAGGCTATCTGTTCCGAGATCAGTTTAATGGGATAAAGCCAGGTTCCCGGCAGGGCGCTGGCAGAAGATGACAGCACAGAAGCAGAAAGAATTATCCCGATAACAAAAGCAGCAGCGGCATAGATCAGCTGATTATTAAAAAAATTTTTAAAACGTAATACAGCCCCCCGGCCGGAGGACTCACGCTGTTTTCCCCGGGCCATACGCTGCACCGACGAAACAGTCTGCGCAATTATCACAGGGTCTATTTCAGGCTCAGGCAAGTCTCTG is a window of Candidatus Margulisiibacteriota bacterium DNA encoding:
- a CDS encoding DUF5667 domain-containing protein, giving the protein MSENNMDNSLWLEEKLRDLPEPEIDPVIIAQTVSSVQRMARGKQRESSGRGAVLRFKNFFNNQLIYAAAAFVIGIILSASVLSSSASALPGTWLYPIKLISEQIAYALKMTPSGKAELRITFSEERLKEIEKTYDLKGKIDKEILESLLAEANNALLLSKKTKEPQKDELNKKIEKLNDRQIAVLSALGENAAGPQKELLNVYLNRCQNLMPGRNMRMLRKNCNF